In Papaver somniferum cultivar HN1 chromosome 1, ASM357369v1, whole genome shotgun sequence, a genomic segment contains:
- the LOC113329125 gene encoding protein GLUTAMINE DUMPER 3-like, with protein sequence MRNGGTISFLSTATLAASPVRSPRLHSSPIPFLFGGLAAMFCLIAFALLILACSTWKLSMFLCHDNNCEGSTHRGGGGGGDKSAEEESVKVVYEGQIGVIMAGDVKPTYLAVPRSLGEKPKEDEEESDVIRVESSA encoded by the coding sequence ATGAGGAATGGTGGCACCATTTCTTTTTTATCAACAGCAACACTAGCAGCATCACCAGTCCGATCTCCAAGATTGCATTCATCACCAATACCATTTCTGTTTGGAGGATTAGCAGCTATGTTTTGTTTAATAGCATTCGCTCTTTTGATCCTCGCTTGTTCTACTTGGAAATTATCTATGTTTTTATGTCATGATAATAACTGTGAAGGATCCACACatcgtggtggtggtggtggtggtgataaatcAGCGGAAGAAGAAAGCGTTAAAGTAGTGTACGAAGGGCAGATCGGTGTGATCATGGCTGGTGATGTTAAACCTACTTATTTAGCTGTACCTAGATCATTAGGTGAAAAACCaaaggaagacgaagaagaaagtgatgtcATTAGGGTGGAATCATCAGCgtga